From the Bos taurus isolate L1 Dominette 01449 registration number 42190680 breed Hereford chromosome 22, ARS-UCD2.0, whole genome shotgun sequence genome, one window contains:
- the OXTR gene encoding oxytocin receptor, whose translation MEGAFAANWSAEAVNGSAAPPGTEGNRTAGPPQRNEALARVEVAVLCLILFLALSGNACVLLALRTTRHKHSRLFFFMKHLSIADLVVAVFQVLPQLLWDITFRFYGPDLLCRLVKYLQVVGMFASTYLLLLMSLDRCLAICQPLRSLSRRTDRLAVLVTWLGCLVASAPQVHIFSLREVADGVFDCWAVFIQPWGPKAYITWITLAVYIVPVIVLATCYGLISFKIWQNLRLKTAAAAAEAAAGAEGEAADWAGRAILARVSNVKLISKAKIRTVKMTFIVVLAFIVCWTPFFFVQMWSVWDADAPKEASPFIIAMLLASLNSCCNPWIYMLFTGHLFQELVQRFLCCSFRRLKGSRPGETSVSKKSNSSTFVLSQYSSSQRRCSQPSTL comes from the exons ATGGAGGGTGCGTTTGCGGCTAACTGGAGCGCTGAGGCGGTCAACGGGAGCGCGGCGCCGCCGGGAACCGAGGGCAATCGCACTGCCGGGCCGCCACAGCGCAACGAGGCCCTGGCGCGGGTGGAGGTGGCCGTGCTGTGCCTCATCCTGTTCCTGGCGCTGAGCGGCAACGCGTGCGTGCTGCTAGCGCTGCGCACCACGCGCCACAAGCACTCGCGCCTCTTCTTCTTCATGAAGCACCTGAGCATAGCCGACCTGGTAGTGGCGGTGTTCCAGGTGCTGCCGCAGCTTCTGTGGGACATCACGTTCCGCTTCTACGGGCCCGACCTGCTGTGCCGCCTCGTCAAGTACCTGCAGGTTGTGGGCATGTTCGCGTCCACCTACCTGCTGCTGCTCATGTCGCTCGACCGCTGCCTGGCCATCTGCCAGCCGCTGCGCTCGCTGAGCCGCCGCACCGACCGCCTGGCGGTACTCGTCACATGGCTCGGCTGCCTGGTGGCCAGCGCGCCGCAGGTGCACATCTTCTCGCTGCGCGAGGTGGCCGACGGTGTCTTCGACTGCTGGGCCGTTTTCATTCAACCCTGGGGGCCCAAGGCCTACATCACGTGGATCACGCTCGCCGTCTACATTGTGCCCGTCATCGTCCTTGCCACCTGCTATGGCCTTATCAGCTTCAAGATCTGGCAGAATTTACGGCTCaagacggcggcggcggcggcagaggCTGCCGCGGGTGCTGAGGGCGAGGCGGCAGACTGGGCGGGGCGCGCGATTCTGGCCCGCGTCAGCAACGTCAAGCTCATCTCTAAGGCCAAGATCCGCACGGTCAAGATGACCTTCATCGTCGTGCTGGCCTTCATCGTGTGCTGGACGCCATTCTTTTTCGTGCAGATGTGGAGTGTCTGGGATGCCGATGCGCCCAAGGAAG CCTCACCTTTCATCATCGCCATGCTCCTGGCCAGCCTCAACAGCTGCTGCAACCCCTGGATCTACATGCTCTTCACGGGCCACCTCTTCCAAGAACTTGTGCAGCGCTTCCTCTGCTGCTCATTCCGCCGCCTGAAAGGCAGCCGGCCTGGGGAGACAAGCGTCAGCAAAAAGAGCAACTCGTCTACCTTTGTCCTGAGCCAGTACAGCTCCAGCCAGAGAAGATGCTCGCAGCCATCCACGCTGTGA